A segment of the Candidatus Hydrogenedentota bacterium genome:
CGGGCGGCTGCGGCGTGGCCACGGACGGCGCCGGCAATTCAACCGGCGCCGGTGCGATTTCCACAGGTTGCGCCTGCTCGACGGGCGGCGCGGCCGGTTCCGCCGCAGGGGCCGGTTCCGCCGCAGGAGCCGGTTCCGCTGTGGAGGCCGGAGTTTCAGCCGGTGTCGGCGCGGGAGGCGGTTCGGGCTTTTTCACCTTGTCCAAGGCCGGCATAAGCCCATCCATGGCCGATGCGGACATGTCGAAGGCAAGACTCTTGCCGGAAGCCTGCACTTCCCGCTTGCCGTCTTTTTCGGGCGCACATGAAAGCGTAAATTCACCGCTTTCCTTGAGCTTTATCCGAATCGTGCTGTCGGCCGGAGTGGACAAGCCGGCCTGTCCGAACAGGATGTGATCGCCCTGCGCCCCGGCCAAGTCTTCGGCCAAGTCTTCGCAGACTTCCTTGTCCGCATCAAAGACGGCGCCGGACACGTTGACCTTCCATGTGTCTCCCTCGCGCGCCAGGACATATTCCTGCGCCGGGGTTTTCACGGCGATTTCGGCGACGTCGTCGGCATCGAAATCGAACAACTTGCGCTCGAACAGATCGTTGGGCGCGGGGAACACCTTGCCCACATCGGCTTTGCCGAGCACCAGTATTTCGGGCTTGTCGTCAACACGCACATAAGACCCCTCAATGGTCTTGCTTTCGGAATAAAGCTTGATGGCGTGCGGTTGGCCGGCGGCCGTAAAGGTTAGGGTGCGCACCGGATCGCCCAGCCCCGGATCGCCGTCGGCATAGTCGGAGGGGCGCAACGACGCCAGCGTGTTCACGACGTTGTCCAACGCGGTTGTAACGGACTTCAAATCGCAAGCCGGTTTTATAACCTTGAGGGTTTCCCCTTCGCGCGCCAGCGCGATATCGCCCGCCGCGCCCGATATGGAAATGGCGTCTATCGTTTTCTTGTCGAACGAAAACGTGGGCAAATCGAAGAAATCCGTACCCTTCGGGAAGAGCTGCTCGAAACTGTATTTGGCCATCGAGTAGACAATATCTTCCTTGGCGTCCGCGACGCGCACATAGCCATTGTCCGATGCCGTTGGACGCCCTCCCTCGATTCGTATGTCGGGCTGGCCCTCCACCGACAACACACATGTAAACGCGGGGGATTCCAATCCCCATTCCGCCTTCTTGGCGGGATCGACGATGTCGGTGGCGTTAAGCGGCGAGAAACGTTTGATGTAGGTTTCGATACTGTTGGGTTTGGGCGTCATCCCGGCGCCGCCGGAAGCAAGCACCCATTCGTATTCGGGCTTTTCCGGCGCGGCGGGCGGCGTGGGCGCAGCGGTTGTGGACGTGGGCGTAACCACGCTGGCGTTTTCTTTCTCGCTCGACGCGGCCGGCTCGTCCTTCTTCTCCTCGGCGGGCGGATTGGCCGGGTCCGCGGGCGGCTTCGGTTTTTCACGGCGCTCGAACACGAGCGACTTGTCCGGAAGCGTCAGCGCGACCTTGGTCAGTTTCTCGGAATCCACCTTCACGATTTCCTTATCGAGCCATGTGCCGGCTTCCGGTTTTGGCAATGGTTTTTCTTCGGGTTTTTCACCGGATTTGGCCGGCGGCGGGGTGGAGTCGTAAATGCCGGCCTGCTGCTTCAGGTTCGTTTCCTCGACGAACACGTCGTTTGAACCGGCCTTGCGCACGAACACTTCCTTGTAACCGGGGGATTTGCCCACCAGCAGGTTGAAGATGGGTTCCGTGCCGTCTTTTTTGAATCCCGCCACGTGAAAGGCTTTCGCCTCTGTCAGATTGTAATCCGCCAAGGCGGTCTCGGACGCGCCCATGGCGCGGGGCTCGCCTTTCATCTTCGCAATGGCATCGAGGTATTTTTCGACCGTGTCCTTTTTGGCGGGCGCGTTGAAATGGGTCGTGACTCGCCACTTGTCCGCGTCCTTGTCGTATGTCAGCACGAGTTTCTCGTCGGTCTTGTCGCCCGAAGTCAATTCAATCCGGGCCACGTCCGCTTTCGAGAATCCTTCGGGCAGCAGCCGGACCAGCCGGGCCTGCTCGATGAGGGATGGGGGACGTTGCGATATTTTCTTATAGGCCACCAGTCCCACGAGGACAGCCACAATGATCGCCAACGGTATCAAACTCTTCGGTTTCATCTGTACAATCTCCGTGAAATGCGGGTCCGTCAGTCTTCCGTTATGCCGAAACTCATCGTGTAGGCGTTGCGCGCGCGCCGGCGCATCATGGTCGTGAAGATGCCCACGCCCGCGATAAGCGCCGGGGCCAGCGCGTAATTGATGACCTTCCAGATGCGCCGCGTCGTGGTATCGGGCATGGTAATCATGCGATCGATTGGTTTCCGGCTGCGCACATGCACCAATTCATCGCCAAGCGTTACGGCGTCAACACTGTTCATGAACAGGTCGAGATTGCCGGCCTGCAGGAAATTCTTGCGGAACATTTCCGCACAACCCATCACGATTAATTTTCCCGGAGCCGGAGTCACCGGCGCCGCCTCGCCTTCCTCTTCTTTTTCCTTGGGCGGCTTCGGCGGTTGGCCGGGCATGGGCGGCTCTTCCGGCCATGCGGGGCGGGGCTTGTCCTTGTAGGCATCCGGGAACT
Coding sequences within it:
- a CDS encoding DUF4340 domain-containing protein, which produces MKPKSLIPLAIIVAVLVGLVAYKKISQRPPSLIEQARLVRLLPEGFSKADVARIELTSGDKTDEKLVLTYDKDADKWRVTTHFNAPAKKDTVEKYLDAIAKMKGEPRAMGASETALADYNLTEAKAFHVAGFKKDGTEPIFNLLVGKSPGYKEVFVRKAGSNDVFVEETNLKQQAGIYDSTPPPAKSGEKPEEKPLPKPEAGTWLDKEIVKVDSEKLTKVALTLPDKSLVFERREKPKPPADPANPPAEEKKDEPAASSEKENASVVTPTSTTAAPTPPAAPEKPEYEWVLASGGAGMTPKPNSIETYIKRFSPLNATDIVDPAKKAEWGLESPAFTCVLSVEGQPDIRIEGGRPTASDNGYVRVADAKEDIVYSMAKYSFEQLFPKGTDFFDLPTFSFDKKTIDAISISGAAGDIALAREGETLKVIKPACDLKSVTTALDNVVNTLASLRPSDYADGDPGLGDPVRTLTFTAAGQPHAIKLYSESKTIEGSYVRVDDKPEILVLGKADVGKVFPAPNDLFERKLFDFDADDVAEIAVKTPAQEYVLAREGDTWKVNVSGAVFDADKEVCEDLAEDLAGAQGDHILFGQAGLSTPADSTIRIKLKESGEFTLSCAPEKDGKREVQASGKSLAFDMSASAMDGLMPALDKVKKPEPPPAPTPAETPASTAEPAPAAEPAPAAEPAAPPVEQAQPVEIAPAPVELPAPSVATPQPPAEPVVVQATPPTESAPPAETPESK